CGAGTTCGAACGTGTTGTGGTGGACGTCGATCCGGTCGCCGCCGGGACGGTGCATCTCGAAGCCGAAGATCAGGCCGTTGGGCCCCTGCAGGTTGTAGCGGGCCTCGTAGCTACACCCGGGACCGCCGCCCCCGGCGATGCTGTGGCGATTGCCATCGAAATAGTTGTGCTCGATCAGCGGGTCGCCCCGGTAGACGACGACGCCGTAGCCCAGCCCTTCCATCATGTTGTCGTGGATCGAGCAGTGATGGACGTGCGCGTCGCTGTCCAGCGGGTCCGAGCCGTGGCGGCCGATCCCGATCGCGGCGTGGGTCCAGCCGTAGAGTTCGCAGTTGTCGATCTCGCAGTCGGCGTAGGCACGCAGCGCCAGCGAGTCGTTGTCCCAGGCGCTCCCCGCGGGGTCGTAGTAGCCGACGCGGTGGCCCCGAAAGCGCAGGCCCGTGATCCGGACGCCCTCCTCGTAGATCTGGAAGAGTCGCGAGGCGCGTTCGTCGGCGGTGATCAGCGCGCCCGGCGAGCCCTCCCTCCCCCGGCCGCTGGCGAGGGTCACGCCGCCGGGGATCGTGATCCGACGGGCGCTCAGGTCGATGACCGCGTCGTCGGCGACGTAGATCGTTTTCGAGCCCCCTTCGAGCGCCGAGAGCAGTTCCTCGCGCGTCGAGACGACCACGTCCGCGTCGGCGGGCGAGACCGTCCGGTCGTAGCCCTCGCCGCCGCCTACTTCCCCGCTCGGTGCCGGATCCTCGCTCGCCATGGCTGGAGCGGACCCCACGCCGACCGCGCTCGCGGCGGCGGCGAGTCCGAGCGTGAGATAGGCGCGCCGGCCCATCGTCCTGTCGTCGTGTCCGTGATGCATAATTCCGAAGTATATAGATTAATAATAAGTTTTGTGTAATTATTGTTGAAAGCATCGTTCGGCCGGCAGGCTTTTCGGCGCGGTCGCTCAGGTCCCGGTATGGACCGGCTCGTCCGCTCCCTCGAGAGCGCGCCCGTCGTCTCGCGCGGGGAGTACGACTACTTCGTCCACCCGGTGACCGACGGCATTCCGGCGGTCGAGGCGCCGTTGCTCCGCGAGATCGCCGAGGGGATCGCTCGCGTCGCGGATCTGGAGCGGGTCGACCGGATCCTCACCGCCGAGTCGATGGGGATCCACCACGCGACGGCGCTCACCCTCGAGACCGAGATCCCCTTCAGCGTCGCCAGAAAGCGCTCCTACGGGTTCGAGACCGAGGTCGCCGTCCACCAGGAGACGGGGTACTCGGAGGGGGATCTCTACATCAACGGGATCGGGGCCGGCGATCGCGTCCTGCTCGTCGACGACGTCTGCTCGACCGGCGGCACCCTCCGGGCGCTGTGTGAGGCGCTCGGCGAACTCGGGGCGGAACCGACGGAGGTCGTCGTCGTGATCCGGCGCGTCGGCGACCCCGTCGACCTCCCGGTGGGGCTCACGTCGCTGGTCGAGGTCGACGTCCGGGACGGACGGGTCGTCGTCCACGAGACGTCCTAGAGGAGCCGCTTTGCGAGCGTCTTGGCCGGACCGAGATCCACGCCCAGCCGTTCTTCGAGGTCGAGGACGAGGACGATCTCCTCGCGTTCGATCCCGCCGAAGCGGAGGGTTACGACGGCGTGGATCGCGAGAAAGAGCGCGAACAGCACGAGGAACACCGGGAGCGTGACGGTCACGAGCGATGTGACGAGCGCGTAGATTCCGCCGATCGCAACGACGGCGGCCGTCGCGGGTCGCAGGAGCGACGTGCTGAACGGATGGATGCCGGACCGGGTGTAGAGTTGGACCGAGTAGGCCACGTTGAGCAGGAGGTAGGAGATCACGGTGGCGACCGCAGCGCCGAGATACGAGTAGCGGGGGATGAGGACGACGTTGAGCGCGACGTTCAGCCCCGCGGCCCCGGCGTTGTCGAGCATGATGAGGCGGGTGTGGCCCATCGCGGTCAGCGTCTTGTAGTTCGGGCCGACGACCGCGTGGACGAAGAAGCCGACCGCGAGGACCGAGAGCGCGAGCGCGCCCTCGGTGTACTGCGGGCCGAACGTGTAGCGGATCAGCAGTTCGGGGAACAGCGCGATGACCACGAAGATCGGCAGCGACGCCATGAATATCCACTTCGTGACCAGCCGGTAGACGTGGGCCATCTCCCCGACGTCACCCTCGGCGTGCAGTTCCGAGAGGATCGGGACGAACAGAAAGCCGAAGGAGGCGAGCACGACCGTCAGCATCGTCGCGAGCGGGTAGAGCACGTTGTAGACGCCGACGTCGGCGGTCGAGACGAAATACCCCAGCAGGAAGGTGTCGATGTCGGCGAGGATCTTCACCATGATCGCCGAGACGATCAGCGGCGCCGAGAAGGCGAGCAGTTCGCGGTGCATCGGGGCCGCCGCGACCCGCGTGAACAGCGGCGTGTCCCGATGGAGGTAGTACGTCCCGAGCCCCGCGGCGGCGGCGTGGCCGACGACGTACGCCCACGCGACGCCCGCGGCGCTGTAGCCCAGTCGGAGGACGATCACGGCCAGTACCAGCCGGGTGACGTGGGCGGTGACGTTCTCGACGAGCACCTTCGGGACGGTGCGTTTCGTCCCTTGAATCCCGCCGATGGAGAGCTTCTCGACCGACGCGAACGGCATGGCGAGGCCGAACACCCGCAGGACGGGGACGACGCTCGGATCCCCGAAGGCCCGGGCGGCGATCGGTTCGGCGAGGACGATCAGCCCGATCCCCGAGAGCACCGAGAGGGGGAGCACGAGCTGGAAGGCGGAGACGAGGACGCCCCGTCGCCGTTCGGGGTCGTCGTATCGCGGCAGGTACCGTCCGACCCCGGTGTGCATCCCGAGAAGAACGACCGTCGAGACGGTCGCGAGCGCCGCGGCGCCGAGCGAGATCGCGCCGTAGCCCTCGGGGCCGAGCAGGCGGCCGATGACGAGCGCGGAGAGAAACGAGATCCCCAGCCCGAACATCTCGCCGACGAAGACGACGCTGCCGCCGGCGAACAGCTTTCGAAAAGGCTCCTCGCTCGCCATTATCGGAGGTCACGCCGGGCGGGAAAACGGGGGATATTCGGGTCCTCGGCGGAACACGCCCGCGGCCTCACGGGGCGGCCACCATCACTCACCCAGCAGTTGATCGACGAGCCAGTCGGGGTCGAACCGCTCGACGTCGTCGTAGCCCTGTCCGGTCCCCAGAAAGAGGATGGGCTTGCCGGTGACGTAGGCGATCGAGATCGCCGCCCCGCCGTTGGCGTCGGCGTCGGCCTTCGTGAGGATCGCGCCGTCGATCTCGGCGGCGTCGTTGAACTTCTTCGCGCGCTGGACGGCGTCCTGGCCCGCGACCGCCTCGTCGGTGAACAGGGTCATGTCCGGGCCGACGACCCGGTTTATCTTCTCGAGTTGGTCCATCAGCCCCTCGTTGGTGTGGAGCCGTCCCGCGGTGTCGCCGAGCACCACGTCCACGTCGTGGGCCTCGGCGTACTCGACGGCGTCGTAGATCACCGCCGCCGGATCGCCGCCCTGCTCGTGGGAGATGAGCTTCGTTCCCAGCCGATCGGCGTGCTCTCGGATCTGCTCGTTGGCGCCCGCACGGTAGGTGTCGCCGTTCGCGAGCACCGTCGAGTAGCCGCGCTCCTCGAGGTAGCGCGAGAGCTTGGCGATCGAGGTGGTCTTGCCGACGCCGTTGACACCCGTAAAGATGATCGTGACGGGTTTTTCGGCCGCGGCGATCCGCTCGTCGAAGTCGAACTGGCCGACGCTGATCACCTCCAAGAGCGCCTCCCGGAGCGCCTCGTCGATCCGCTCCTCGACCGTCTGGGTCATCCCCCGGGTCGCGTTCTCGAGGTCGTCGCGCAGGTTCGAGACGATCTCTTGGGCGACGGTGAATTCGACGTCGCTCTCGAGCAGCGCGAACTCGAGGTCGTCGAGCGGCCCCTCGATGACTTCCGGGTCGATGACGATCTGCCCCGTCGCGAGCGACCTCGCGCGGTGCATGAACCCGCCCGAGGAGCGATCGGTCGTCGGCTCCTCGGATCCGGGTTCGGGTTCCGCGGCCGCGTCCGGTTCGGTCGTTACCTCCCCCGGTTCGGCCGTCGCCCCTTCGATCGGTTCCTCGGTGTCGACGGGTTCGCCCGAACCGGCCGGTTCGGGCTCGGCGTCGGGTGCTGCGGCCTCGGCCGGCTCTTCGGGCATCTCCTCGGTCTCGGCGTCCCCCTCGACGTCCGCCGCTTCCGCCCCCTCCTCGACGTCGTCACGGAAGCGCCCGAGCTTCTCTTTCAGCCCGTCGAACATGTCACTGCTCGTCGTTCCCCTGTTGCTGGAGCTGCTGCATCGCCTGCTGTTGGGCCTGCTGTTGGACCTGCTGGGCGCGCTGTTCGACCTCGTCGATCTCGGACTCTAGCTCGTCGATCTCGGACTCTAGCTCGTCGATCCGCTCGGAGAGCGTGTTGCGTTTGGTCTGGAGCGTCTCGGTCGCGTCGTCGCGTTCCTGTTCGGCGGCGAAGCCGCCGCCGACGTCGACGATCACCTCGTCGATGTCGTCGACCGTCGCACGGACGTACGCGCCGCCGCCGACCGGCACCTGTACCGTCGAGCCGGTCTCGAGCGATTCGAGCGCGGAGACGGCCTCGGTGATCTCGGCCTGTTCGTCCTGGAGGGCCTCGACCTCGTCTTCGAGCGCCTCCTGCTGGGCGTCGAGCTCCTGGAGCTGCTGGGAGAGCTCCTGGAGTTCGGGGCTTGTGCCGCCCATGCTCATCGCGCGATCACCGTGTTGAGAGAAACGAACGTCATGCCTACGACTGGGGCAGCGAGTCGGAAGTATCTTCCTAGTCGAGGTAGCCCAGTGCGTCCTCGATTCGCCCGAGTTCGGGCCCCGTGGTGTCCTGACCGGCGACGTAGCCGAAGGCGTTCGCCACCAGGCCGGAGCCGACGAGCGGCCCGCCGTAGTTGATCGTCCCGATGTCGGCGTAGGCGTCGAGGAGCTCCTCGAGGAAGTCGAGTTCGCCGTCGGTCGCCTTCGGGTGACAGAGCACGCCGTCGTTCGTCGCCACGGCCGCGGTCCCGACGGTTCTGAGACCCGCGAGTTCGCCCCGTTCGACCGGGACCCCGAGACCATCGTTCACGGCCCGGACGGCCTCCCGGGAGAGGTCGGGGTGGACGTACGCGCCGCTGTCGTTCGCGAGCACGACGTTGCCCGCGGCGTTGATCCTCCCCGGCAGTTCGGTGACCGGCAGGTCGACGACGTCGGCGATCGCCTCGCGCTCGGCGTCGGTGATCCGGCTACTGACGAGCAGGCCGTTCGAGTTGCCGACACAGAGCGCGCCCACGGTGGAGGAACCGCCGATCGTGGTCGGGATCGCCGGGACCGCGAGTTCCTCCTCGAGTCCCTCGCGCAGGTCGTCCTCGACGTCGTTGCGCACGAGGACCGCGTCGTCGGTCGCACGGGCGAAGACGCCGACCGACGACGACCCGAAAAAGGCGGTGCGAAGCACTATCGGGCGAGCTCGGCCTCGACGAGCGCCTCGCCCTCCTCGGTGAACCGAGCGGCCCGCACGCGGAGCTTGCTCGGGGGCTTTCGTCGGCCCCGTTCCCAGACCGCCTCGTTGATCGAGGGGTCCAGACGTACGGCGTCCTCCTCGACCGAGAAGTGTTTCGCGAGGTGCTCGCGGACGATCGACATCGCCTTGTCGGCGCGCTCGTGGCTGGCCTGTGCTTTCGCGTCCCGCAGCGGGACCGTCACCACGCGCTCCTCGAAGTCGCTCGCGCTCATTATTCGTCGGTGTCGCTACGGCGCCAGTTTCGCCGCTTGGGGTTTCGCGTCACGTCGCGGTCGGTCTTGAGCATCACCCACGCGGGGATGCGCGAGTTCTGGCGATCCAGCTTCGCCAGGCGCTTCTTCTTCGCCTTCGATTTCTTGCCCATAGTACCCGGCAGTACCCCGGCGGCGCATAAAATCCTGTCCTTTTCAGAACAGCCCCGAGACCGCCCTGCCGACGCGACCGAACCGGGAACCGCCGTCGGTCGTCTCCGAACCCGCGGAATCGGAGGGCACGGGAGCGTCCCCGGATCCCGAAGCGGTGTCGGACTCGAACTCGCTCATCCTGAAGGTCACCTTGCGCTCGGAACGCTCCTCGTCGGCCTCCGTGCCGTCGTCCCACCCCGTCTGGCAGTTCGGACAGGAGGTGACGCAGTCGTGGTTGTCCCCGAACACGCGCGCGTAGTCCCGCGAGACGTATCCATCACAGCAATCACATCGAACCATACGGACATATCGTATCTAAAACATAATAAATATAATATATTGTTTCAACGGTATCGAATCCGATACCGGGGTTAGCGACCGGCTAATCGGCGTCGAGCGGGTACGAGCGGACCGTCGAGTAGACCGATCCCTCGGGGCCGAGTTCGCTCTCTTTCAGCGTCACCGCCTCGACCGTCGGCCGGCCGATGGTCGGATCGCGCTCGCGGACGAGGCGCTGGACGAGTTCCTTGCCGCCGGCGTGGTCCATCCGCGCGACCGTGGCGTGGGGCGTGAAGTCGTGATCCTCGGGATCGAACCCCATCTCGACCGTCTCGCGTTCGATGGCCTCGTGGAGGCGGGTCATCTCCGTCGTCCCGTCCCGGACCCCGATCCAGACGACGCTGATGTACTCGATCGAGGGAAAGACGCCGAGGCCGCCGTACTCGGCCTCGAAGGGCGAAACGTCGGAGTCGGCGACGGCGGTTTCGAGGGCGGATTCCAGTTCGGGCAGGCGGTCCTCGGGGATCTCGCCGAGGAACTTCAGCGTGACGTGGGTCTGGGTCGGATCGGTGGGCCGGATCCCCTCCGCCTCGTCGAGGTCCTCCTGGACGGCCGCGATCCGTTCTGCGAACTCCTCGGGGAGGTCGATGCTGACGAACAGGCGCATGGCGGGCGTTCGACGCCCAGCGGGTAATCGCTGTGGGTGCAGTCGGGTGGCCGTTGCTGTTGCTGTGGTAGTGCGGTACTGGGGTAGTGGTGCGGTGGCCGGCGTGAGCGTGGCTGCCACGTCCGGCAGCCACACGAGCGGGACGGGGAAGGGCTGGTTCACTAAGCGAGCAGTTCGGGCCCGAACTGCTCGCAATGCGGCCTGGAGGAAATGAAAGGGGCGAGGCCGGACTGCCAAGTCCGGCCGAGGGCTTTCGTGCGTAGGGCTTAACACCGCATCGCCCCTATCCCATCCATGACCGATCCAGAGGACCGAGACCACCGCTTTTCCGAGGGACAGGGCTTCTCCGACGCCTACGAGGAGTTCGACCTCGATCCCCCCGAACTCCGGGTCGACCCCGAGAAGGTCGATCCCGTCGACTCGCGCGTGCTCACCGACCTGCTCGACGAGCACAACGTCTCGCGCGAGGACATCGACGTCGAGTCGCTGGTCGAGGTCGGCCTCTCGTACATGGGGATCAACCGCCACGAGCAGGCGACCACGACCTTCGAGCGCGCCGCCCGGTTCGCCGAGGACGACTCGCTGCTCGCCCAGGAGGCGTGGGCGAACAAGGGCGTCGCCCACGCCGAACTCGAGGAGTACGACGAGGCGATCGGCGCCTACCGGGAGGCGCTGCGGATCGACGATCGCTCCGAACACGCCGCGGTCGCCGAGACCAACCTCGCGTACGCGCTCTGGGAGACCGGCAAGACCGAGCAGGCGCTCGAACACGCCGAACGCGCCGTCGAGATCGACAACCGCTTCCCGCAGGCGTGGTACAACCGCGGCTTCTTCCTGCTCGAACGCGGTCTCGCCGAGGAGGCGGTCAACTGCTTCGACAACGCGATGCGCCTCGGACTCAGGAGCGCCGACCTGCTCGAGGAGAAGGCCCGCGCCCACGAGGAACTGGGCGAGGACGAACGCGCCGAGGACCTCGCCGAGGAGGCCGAGGAGCTACGCGCCGAGAGCGAACAACAGTTGATGGAGCGATGATCGTAAACGAGCGCGAGACCCCGAAGGGGCTGTTGGTCTCGGTCTGCGATCGCGAGGTCCTCGGGGAAACCTTCGAGAACGGCGAGGTCTCGATCACCGTGACCGAGGAGTTCTACGGCGGCGACGAGGCCGCGGAATCGGAGGTCGCGGCGACGCTCGCGCGCGCGAGCGTCGCGAACCTCGTCGGCGAGCGGGCGGTCGCGCTCGCCATCGAACGGGGCCACGTCGACGAGACGAACGTCCTCGACATCGACGGCACGCCCCACGCGCAGTTCCTGCGGATGTGATCAGTCGATCCCGAGGAGTTTCGAGGGGTTTTCGTAGACGATCGCCCGAACGTCCTCGCGGTCGACGCCGAGACGACACAGGTCCATGATCGTCCGCTTCATCGCGAAGGCGTCGTGTTCCATCGCGCCGATGAGGTCGGTGTCGAGGACGATCCTGTCGGCTCCGTACGCCTCGATGGCGCTCGCGACGTCGGCGGGGTCGAACCCGCGCAGCCACGGCGCGCTGACGCTGAAGCTCAGGTAACAGTCCGTGTTCTCCAGGACGAGCGGGACGATCTCGGGGCTCGCGTGGTCGATCACGACCTGCTCGTCGGACAACCCCGTCTCGTCCGCGAGTTCGAGGTCGATCTCGACGGCCTCGCGTTTCGCGGTCGCGGGACCCAACAACGGCTCGGTGAAGCTCGCGTTCGCCTCCTCGTAGCTGTGGCTATATCTCGCGGAAAGGCCGCCCTTGCTCGATCCGGGGGTGTGGATCAGGATCGGCAGGCCCGTTTCGCGGGCGACGTGCATCTGTTCGCGCACGACGTCGCGCTGTTCGTCGATCCCCCACCCGACCGTGTGGTGGGTCGATTCGATTCCCGTCTCGCCGATGGCGACCACCCGCTCGTCCGCACAGTAGTCCGGAAGCGCCGCGAGCAGTTCCTCGCTCCCCTCCACGCCGGCCCAGGTGTGGACGCCGACGGCGACGTACTGGTCGTAGAAGTGCCGGTGATCGAAACACGCCGCCCGCCGGAGGGCGTCGTCCCAGAGGAACCGGACGTCGTCGGCCGAGACGGGGCGATACGGCGCCCAGTAGTAGCCCGCGGCGATCATCACCGCCGCGCGAGCGCCGCTCAGATCGAATCGTTCCCTGTCGTTCCACGTGAGCGACTGGGTGTGCTGGTGGATGTCGATCCACGGGATCTCGAGCGGTTCGGGCGTCTCCCCGGCGGGCGTACCGCCGAGTGGCCGGTTCGTAAACGACGTCATGGATCGGATTACGCGTACAGCCACAAGTAATGGTGCGAAACGTCGTACCGCGGGTGGTGAAACCGACTTCGGTTACGTCCGCCCGTGAGGACCGAAGGAATGTTCTCCCTCGAACCCCTCTCCCTCCTCAATGGGAGTTCAGGAATCCGCACCGCTCGACGTCGAACGCATCAGGGAGGACTTCCCGATTCTCGAACGGGAGTTCGACGGCAATCGGCTAGTGTATCTCGACAACGCCGCCACCACGCAGACGCCGAACCAGGTGGTCGACGCGATCGCGGAGTACTACCGGGAAACGAACGCGAACGTCCACCGCGGGATCCACCACCTCAGCCAGGAGGCCTCTATTCGCTACGAGGAGGCCCACGATAGCTTGGCAGAATTCGTCGGCGCCTCGGGCGGGCGCGAGGAGATGGTCTTCACGAAGAACACCACCGAGGCCGAGAACCTCGTCGCCTACGCGTGGGGGCTGAACGAGCTCGAGGAGGGCGACGAAGTCGTCCTCACCGAGATGGAACACCACGCCTCGCTGGTGACGTGGCAACAGATCGCGAAGCGAACGGGCGCGAAAGTGCGCTACGTCCGGATCACCGACGAGGGCGAACTCGACATGGAGCACGCCCGCGAACTCATCGGCGAGGACACCCGAATGGTCTCCGTGGTGCACGTCTCGAACGCGCTCGGGACGATCAACCCCGTGAGCGAACTCGCCGACCTCGCCCACGAGAACGGCTCGCTGATCTTCGTCGACGGCGCACAGGCCGTCCCGAACCGCCCGGTGGACGTCGAGGCGATCGACGCCGACTTCTACGCCTTCTCGGGCCACAAGATGGCCGGCCCCACGGGCATCGGCTGTCTCTACGGGAAGAGGGCGATCCTCGAGGGGATGGAGCCGTTCCTCTACGGCGGCGAGATGATCCGCAAGGTCACGTTCGAGGACACCACCTGGAACGACCTCCCGTGGAAGTACGAGGCCGGCACCCCGCTGATCGCGCAGGGAATCGCCCTCGATAGGGCAGTAGAGTACCTCGAAGGCATCGGCATGGACCGGATCCGCGCCCACGAGGAGTGGCTCACCGAGTACGCCCTCGATCGTCTCTCCGGGTTCGACGACATCGAGATCTACGGGCCGAAGGAGGCCACCGAGCGTGGCGGCCTCGTCGGCTTCAATCTGGAGGGGGTTCACGCCCACGACATGGCCTCGATCATGAACGACCACGCGGTGGCGATCCGCGCGGGCGACCACTGCACCCAGCCGCTGCACGACAAACTCGGCGTCGCGGCCTCCGCGCGGGCCTCCTTCTACCTCTACAACACCCGCGATGAGGTCGATCGGTTGGTGGAGGCGGTCGGCGACGCCCGACAGCTGTTCGCGTGAGCGAACGCCGACCCCACGGGGGTCACGGTGTACGAGCGTTCCCGCTCGATCCGGAGCGGTACGGACCAGCGACTCGATCTACCCCCGAAACAACAGCACGCCGGCGGCCAGGAGCGCGAGCGGGCTCGCGGCGACCAGCGTGATCCCGAGCCCCGGATAGCCCGCGAAGACCAGGCTCGTGCCGACGGTCAGGAGGATGACGAACAGGCCGACGAGTCCGAACAGCAGGCGCCTGCGGCGAGTCACCCGGGCGAGGTCCCCGTTCGAAGTCATACCGATACGTACGTGATCGGGCGCTTTAGTGTCCACCTTTTGTCGTGCTGCGGGCTGAGCGAAACACTCAGGGCCGCTCGGCGAGACGGCCCCGCCATGAGCGGAACTCCCGATACGAGACGGCGGCGGCTACTCCGGGCGCTTGGGGTCGGCGCGTTCGGCGGTCTCGCCGGCTGTACCGACGCCGGAGACGAGGACGGGCAGGACCCATCGGGCGACGGACCACCGGACGGCGGGGACGGTGGGGGCGACGAACCTCTGGAGGACGGGGGTGACGCCGGATCACAGGCGGCGGACTGGCCGACCTACCGCGCCGACCCGGCGAACACGGGCCACCGACCGGACGCGAGCGGCCCCGACGACCCCGAGGTCGCGTGGACGGCCGAGACCGGTGACGCGATCTACGCCTCGCCGACCGTCTTCGACGGCGTGGTCTACGTCGGCAGCTACGACGACACGCTGTACGCGCTCGACGCGGAGTCCGGCGAGGAGAACTGGGCGTTCGACGCGGGGGGCAACGTCTTCTCGTCGGTCGCGGTCGCGGGCGGGTTCGCGTACGTCGGGAGCTTCGACAACGGGGTCCACGCGATCGACCCCGCGGACGGCACGGAGGCGGAACGCTTCGAGACGGGCGATCCCGTCGGTTCCTCGCCGGCGGTCGTCGAGCGGGAACTGTACGTCGGCTGTGACGACGGGCGCGTCTACGGACTGGGCGAGAACGAGTGGCAGGCCGAGACCGGCGCGGAGGTCGTCGCCAGCCCCGCCGTCGGCGAGGGGACGGTCTTCGTCGGGAGCTTCGACGGCGTCTTCTACGCGCTCGACGCCGCCTCGGG
The sequence above is drawn from the Halalkalicoccus sp. NIPERK01 genome and encodes:
- a CDS encoding 50S ribosomal protein L39e yields the protein MGKKSKAKKKRLAKLDRQNSRIPAWVMLKTDRDVTRNPKRRNWRRSDTDE
- a CDS encoding DUF424 domain-containing protein; this encodes MIVNERETPKGLLVSVCDREVLGETFENGEVSITVTEEFYGGDEAAESEVAATLARASVANLVGERAVALAIERGHVDETNVLDIDGTPHAQFLRM
- the ftsY gene encoding signal recognition particle-docking protein FtsY — its product is MFDGLKEKLGRFRDDVEEGAEAADVEGDAETEEMPEEPAEAAAPDAEPEPAGSGEPVDTEEPIEGATAEPGEVTTEPDAAAEPEPGSEEPTTDRSSGGFMHRARSLATGQIVIDPEVIEGPLDDLEFALLESDVEFTVAQEIVSNLRDDLENATRGMTQTVEERIDEALREALLEVISVGQFDFDERIAAAEKPVTIIFTGVNGVGKTTSIAKLSRYLEERGYSTVLANGDTYRAGANEQIREHADRLGTKLISHEQGGDPAAVIYDAVEYAEAHDVDVVLGDTAGRLHTNEGLMDQLEKINRVVGPDMTLFTDEAVAGQDAVQRAKKFNDAAEIDGAILTKADADANGGAAISIAYVTGKPILFLGTGQGYDDVERFDPDWLVDQLLGE
- a CDS encoding flippase, producing MASEEPFRKLFAGGSVVFVGEMFGLGISFLSALVIGRLLGPEGYGAISLGAAALATVSTVVLLGMHTGVGRYLPRYDDPERRRGVLVSAFQLVLPLSVLSGIGLIVLAEPIAARAFGDPSVVPVLRVFGLAMPFASVEKLSIGGIQGTKRTVPKVLVENVTAHVTRLVLAVIVLRLGYSAAGVAWAYVVGHAAAAGLGTYYLHRDTPLFTRVAAAPMHRELLAFSAPLIVSAIMVKILADIDTFLLGYFVSTADVGVYNVLYPLATMLTVVLASFGFLFVPILSELHAEGDVGEMAHVYRLVTKWIFMASLPIFVVIALFPELLIRYTFGPQYTEGALALSVLAVGFFVHAVVGPNYKTLTAMGHTRLIMLDNAGAAGLNVALNVVLIPRYSYLGAAVATVISYLLLNVAYSVQLYTRSGIHPFSTSLLRPATAAVVAIGGIYALVTSLVTVTLPVFLVLFALFLAIHAVVTLRFGGIEREEIVLVLDLEERLGVDLGPAKTLAKRLL
- the pfdA gene encoding prefoldin subunit alpha, whose product is MGGTSPELQELSQQLQELDAQQEALEDEVEALQDEQAEITEAVSALESLETGSTVQVPVGGGAYVRATVDDIDEVIVDVGGGFAAEQERDDATETLQTKRNTLSERIDELESEIDELESEIDEVEQRAQQVQQQAQQQAMQQLQQQGNDEQ
- a CDS encoding 50S ribosomal protein L31e, translating into MSASDFEERVVTVPLRDAKAQASHERADKAMSIVREHLAKHFSVEEDAVRLDPSINEAVWERGRRKPPSKLRVRAARFTEEGEALVEAELAR
- the hpt gene encoding hypoxanthine/guanine phosphoribosyltransferase, producing the protein MDRLVRSLESAPVVSRGEYDYFVHPVTDGIPAVEAPLLREIAEGIARVADLERVDRILTAESMGIHHATALTLETEIPFSVARKRSYGFETEVAVHQETGYSEGDLYINGIGAGDRVLLVDDVCSTGGTLRALCEALGELGAEPTEVVVVIRRVGDPVDLPVGLTSLVEVDVRDGRVVVHETS
- a CDS encoding PQQ-binding-like beta-propeller repeat protein produces the protein MSGTPDTRRRRLLRALGVGAFGGLAGCTDAGDEDGQDPSGDGPPDGGDGGGDEPLEDGGDAGSQAADWPTYRADPANTGHRPDASGPDDPEVAWTAETGDAIYASPTVFDGVVYVGSYDDTLYALDAESGEENWAFDAGGNVFSSVAVAGGFAYVGSFDNGVHAIDPADGTEAERFETGDPVGSSPAVVERELYVGCDDGRVYGLGENEWQAETGAEVVASPAVGEGTVFVGSFDGVFYALDAASGEERWTVEGSGEFEGPAAVSDGTVFVGDRGGAFHALDAASGEERWRLDVGDWTGSGPAITNDTVYAANRDGNVHALDAASGEERWRFQTGAEVWSSPTVAGDRVYVANRDGNVYALDAAEGTNEWSLSVGEVTFSSPAVVGDTLYVGSTDGGLYALR
- a CDS encoding TatD family hydrolase; translation: MTSFTNRPLGGTPAGETPEPLEIPWIDIHQHTQSLTWNDRERFDLSGARAAVMIAAGYYWAPYRPVSADDVRFLWDDALRRAACFDHRHFYDQYVAVGVHTWAGVEGSEELLAALPDYCADERVVAIGETGIESTHHTVGWGIDEQRDVVREQMHVARETGLPILIHTPGSSKGGLSARYSHSYEEANASFTEPLLGPATAKREAVEIDLELADETGLSDEQVVIDHASPEIVPLVLENTDCYLSFSVSAPWLRGFDPADVASAIEAYGADRIVLDTDLIGAMEHDAFAMKRTIMDLCRLGVDREDVRAIVYENPSKLLGID
- a CDS encoding tetratricopeptide repeat protein, with protein sequence MTDPEDRDHRFSEGQGFSDAYEEFDLDPPELRVDPEKVDPVDSRVLTDLLDEHNVSREDIDVESLVEVGLSYMGINRHEQATTTFERAARFAEDDSLLAQEAWANKGVAHAELEEYDEAIGAYREALRIDDRSEHAAVAETNLAYALWETGKTEQALEHAERAVEIDNRFPQAWYNRGFFLLERGLAEEAVNCFDNAMRLGLRSADLLEEKARAHEELGEDERAEDLAEEAEELRAESEQQLMER
- the thpR gene encoding RNA 2',3'-cyclic phosphodiesterase translates to MRLFVSIDLPEEFAERIAAVQEDLDEAEGIRPTDPTQTHVTLKFLGEIPEDRLPELESALETAVADSDVSPFEAEYGGLGVFPSIEYISVVWIGVRDGTTEMTRLHEAIERETVEMGFDPEDHDFTPHATVARMDHAGGKELVQRLVRERDPTIGRPTVEAVTLKESELGPEGSVYSTVRSYPLDAD
- a CDS encoding aminotransferase class V-fold PLP-dependent enzyme, whose amino-acid sequence is MGVQESAPLDVERIREDFPILEREFDGNRLVYLDNAATTQTPNQVVDAIAEYYRETNANVHRGIHHLSQEASIRYEEAHDSLAEFVGASGGREEMVFTKNTTEAENLVAYAWGLNELEEGDEVVLTEMEHHASLVTWQQIAKRTGAKVRYVRITDEGELDMEHARELIGEDTRMVSVVHVSNALGTINPVSELADLAHENGSLIFVDGAQAVPNRPVDVEAIDADFYAFSGHKMAGPTGIGCLYGKRAILEGMEPFLYGGEMIRKVTFEDTTWNDLPWKYEAGTPLIAQGIALDRAVEYLEGIGMDRIRAHEEWLTEYALDRLSGFDDIEIYGPKEATERGGLVGFNLEGVHAHDMASIMNDHAVAIRAGDHCTQPLHDKLGVAASARASFYLYNTRDEVDRLVEAVGDARQLFA
- a CDS encoding translation initiation factor IF-6, which translates into the protein MLRTAFFGSSSVGVFARATDDAVLVRNDVEDDLREGLEEELAVPAIPTTIGGSSTVGALCVGNSNGLLVSSRITDAEREAIADVVDLPVTELPGRINAAGNVVLANDSGAYVHPDLSREAVRAVNDGLGVPVERGELAGLRTVGTAAVATNDGVLCHPKATDGELDFLEELLDAYADIGTINYGGPLVGSGLVANAFGYVAGQDTTGPELGRIEDALGYLD